From Etheostoma spectabile isolate EspeVRDwgs_2016 chromosome 8, UIUC_Espe_1.0, whole genome shotgun sequence, a single genomic window includes:
- the neto2b gene encoding neuropilin and tolloid-like protein 2 isoform X1: MTEGCTVGSKSNPRKRTVERMHTVWVFILFIEEGFALAQKTKDGGAGSKGLRPSQRPQQSHHCGNWVRNTDGGSFSSPNYPKTYPPNKECLYVLEALPRQRIELLFDQTFYIEASFECRFDHIEVRDGPFSFSPLINRFCGSACPGLVLSSGRFMWIRFFSDEELEGYGFKVRYSFTADPEFHLHVGGLLNPIPDCQFELSGADGLIRSSQVEEDYKVRPDQALDCIWTIRAPTNNRIYLRFLEYQMENSNDCKKNFVAVYDGSNAIEDLKAKFCSTVANDVMLDTGVGVVRMWADETSRLSRFRMLFTSFADPPCSSSAFFCHSNMCINTSLVCNGIQNCVFPWDEGNCKEKKTKSVFHHITKTHGTIICVSTGVVLLLLIISILVQVKQPRKKVLVRKNNLFHRGDFQEVFDPPHYELFTLRDKEMSGDLGELSEELQSLQAFRRSSSSSRCIHEHHCGSQASVNSIKASQVEQGMGRGSMELPPFSGNFQSVLPPVRDLNSSMRKKSWPSMKPGRIQGHHGMGNRVLGRQDRVMEEDEEEDEDRRYDVYVRRAGSRRGNYEMVQQRSLSMDF; this comes from the exons ATGACGGAGGGATGTACAGTTGGTTCGAAATCAAACCCCAGAAAACGGACAGTTGAGAGGATGCATACAG TGTGGGTATTCATCCTGTTCATTGAGGAGGGATTTGCTCTGGCACAAAAGACAAAAG atgGAGGTGCAGGATCAAAAGGGCTTAGACCCTCTCAACGGCCGCAGCAATCTCATCACTGTGGAAACTGGGTACGGAACACAGATGGTGGCTCCTTCAGCTCCCCAAACTACCCCAAAACCTACCCTCCCAACAAGGAGTGCCTGTATGTACTGGAAG CCCTGCCCCGCCAGAGGATAGAGCTGCTGTTCGATCAGACCTTCTATATCGAAGCGTCATTTGAGTGTCGTTTCGACCACATCGAGGTGAGAGACGGTCCCTTCAGCTTCTCGCCGCTCATCAATCGCTTCTGTGGCTCGGCATGTCCCGGACTCGTTCTCTCTAGCGGACGCTTTATGTGGATCCGCTTTTTCAGTGATGAAGAGCTGGAGGGGTATGGATTCAAGGTCCGGTACAGCTTTACTGCAG ATCCTGAATTTCATCTGCATGTGGGAGGACTCCTAAACCCCATCCCAG ATTGTCAGTTTGAGCTGTCTGGGGCTGACGGCTTGATCCGTTCCAGTCAGGTGGAGGAGGACTATAAAGTGAGGCCAGACCAGGCATTGGACTGCATCTGGACTATACGAGCCCCAACAAACAACAGG ATTTACCTGCGATTCTTGGAATACCAGATGGAAAACTCAAATGATTGTAAGAAGAACTTTGTGGCTGTTTATGATGGCAGTAATGCCATTGAGGACCTAAAG GCCAAGTTTTGTAGCACAGTAGCTAATGACGTCATGCTGGACACCGGTGTGGGAGTAGTGAGAATGTGGGCTGATGAGACAAGCCGTCTCAGCCGGTTCCGGATGCTGTTCACTTCTTTTGCCGACC caCCCTGTTCAAGCAGTGCATTCTTTTGCCACAGTAACATGTGCATCAACACTTCTCTGGTGTGCAATGGCATACAAAACTGTGTCTTTCCCTGGGATGAAGGCAACTGCAAAG AGAAAAAGACCAAAAGTGTTTTTCACCATATCACAAAGACTCATGGGACAATAATCTGTGTGTCTACGGGTGTGGTGCTACTGCTCCTCATCATCTCCATTCTGGTGCAAGTCAAACAACCACGAAAGAAG GTGTTGGTACGTAAGAATAACCTGTTCCACCGGGGAGACTTCCAGGAGGTGTTTGACCCACCACATTATGAACTCTTTACTCTCAGAGACAAG GAGATGTCCGGGGACCTCGGGGAGTTATCAGAGGAACTCCAGTCCCTGCAGGCGTTCAGGAGATCCTCATCAAGCTCACGCTGCATTCACGAACATCACTGTGGCTCTCAGGCTTCTGTCAACTCCATTAAAGCCAGTCAAGTTGAACAAGGCATGGGTAGGGGATCCATGGAGCTTCCCCCTTTCAGTGGGAACTTCCAAAGCGTCTTACCTCCCGTCAGGGACTTGAACAGCAGCATGCGGAAGAAGAGCTGGCCTAGTATGAAACCAGGCCGAATTCAGGGTCATCATGGTATGGGGAATAGAGTGTTGGGGAGGCAGGATAGAGTGAtggaagaggatgaagaggaggatgaagataGAAGGTATGATGTGTATGTACGCAGAGCAGGAAGCCGAAGAGGGAACTATGAAATGGTGCAGCAAAGATCCTTGTCCATGGacttctga
- the neto2b gene encoding neuropilin and tolloid-like protein 2 isoform X2, translated as MTEGCTVGSKSNPRKRTVERMHTVWVFILFIEEGFALAQKTKDGGAGSKGLRPSQRPQQSHHCGNWVRNTDGGSFSSPNYPKTYPPNKECLYVLEALPRQRIELLFDQTFYIEASFECRFDHIEVRDGPFSFSPLINRFCGSACPGLVLSSGRFMWIRFFSDEELEGYGFKVRYSFTADPEFHLHVGGLLNPIPDCQFELSGADGLIRSSQVEEDYKVRPDQALDCIWTIRAPTNNRAKFCSTVANDVMLDTGVGVVRMWADETSRLSRFRMLFTSFADPPCSSSAFFCHSNMCINTSLVCNGIQNCVFPWDEGNCKEKKTKSVFHHITKTHGTIICVSTGVVLLLLIISILVQVKQPRKKVLVRKNNLFHRGDFQEVFDPPHYELFTLRDKEMSGDLGELSEELQSLQAFRRSSSSSRCIHEHHCGSQASVNSIKASQVEQGMGRGSMELPPFSGNFQSVLPPVRDLNSSMRKKSWPSMKPGRIQGHHGMGNRVLGRQDRVMEEDEEEDEDRRYDVYVRRAGSRRGNYEMVQQRSLSMDF; from the exons ATGACGGAGGGATGTACAGTTGGTTCGAAATCAAACCCCAGAAAACGGACAGTTGAGAGGATGCATACAG TGTGGGTATTCATCCTGTTCATTGAGGAGGGATTTGCTCTGGCACAAAAGACAAAAG atgGAGGTGCAGGATCAAAAGGGCTTAGACCCTCTCAACGGCCGCAGCAATCTCATCACTGTGGAAACTGGGTACGGAACACAGATGGTGGCTCCTTCAGCTCCCCAAACTACCCCAAAACCTACCCTCCCAACAAGGAGTGCCTGTATGTACTGGAAG CCCTGCCCCGCCAGAGGATAGAGCTGCTGTTCGATCAGACCTTCTATATCGAAGCGTCATTTGAGTGTCGTTTCGACCACATCGAGGTGAGAGACGGTCCCTTCAGCTTCTCGCCGCTCATCAATCGCTTCTGTGGCTCGGCATGTCCCGGACTCGTTCTCTCTAGCGGACGCTTTATGTGGATCCGCTTTTTCAGTGATGAAGAGCTGGAGGGGTATGGATTCAAGGTCCGGTACAGCTTTACTGCAG ATCCTGAATTTCATCTGCATGTGGGAGGACTCCTAAACCCCATCCCAG ATTGTCAGTTTGAGCTGTCTGGGGCTGACGGCTTGATCCGTTCCAGTCAGGTGGAGGAGGACTATAAAGTGAGGCCAGACCAGGCATTGGACTGCATCTGGACTATACGAGCCCCAACAAACAACAGG GCCAAGTTTTGTAGCACAGTAGCTAATGACGTCATGCTGGACACCGGTGTGGGAGTAGTGAGAATGTGGGCTGATGAGACAAGCCGTCTCAGCCGGTTCCGGATGCTGTTCACTTCTTTTGCCGACC caCCCTGTTCAAGCAGTGCATTCTTTTGCCACAGTAACATGTGCATCAACACTTCTCTGGTGTGCAATGGCATACAAAACTGTGTCTTTCCCTGGGATGAAGGCAACTGCAAAG AGAAAAAGACCAAAAGTGTTTTTCACCATATCACAAAGACTCATGGGACAATAATCTGTGTGTCTACGGGTGTGGTGCTACTGCTCCTCATCATCTCCATTCTGGTGCAAGTCAAACAACCACGAAAGAAG GTGTTGGTACGTAAGAATAACCTGTTCCACCGGGGAGACTTCCAGGAGGTGTTTGACCCACCACATTATGAACTCTTTACTCTCAGAGACAAG GAGATGTCCGGGGACCTCGGGGAGTTATCAGAGGAACTCCAGTCCCTGCAGGCGTTCAGGAGATCCTCATCAAGCTCACGCTGCATTCACGAACATCACTGTGGCTCTCAGGCTTCTGTCAACTCCATTAAAGCCAGTCAAGTTGAACAAGGCATGGGTAGGGGATCCATGGAGCTTCCCCCTTTCAGTGGGAACTTCCAAAGCGTCTTACCTCCCGTCAGGGACTTGAACAGCAGCATGCGGAAGAAGAGCTGGCCTAGTATGAAACCAGGCCGAATTCAGGGTCATCATGGTATGGGGAATAGAGTGTTGGGGAGGCAGGATAGAGTGAtggaagaggatgaagaggaggatgaagataGAAGGTATGATGTGTATGTACGCAGAGCAGGAAGCCGAAGAGGGAACTATGAAATGGTGCAGCAAAGATCCTTGTCCATGGacttctga
- the si:dkey-30c15.2 gene encoding transmembrane protein 116, which produces MELNGTLRKDQIDVLSTEYLVLLTPSVIGSFSVLVVSAVRWRHLKEQVLLLVQLALADLLAALILMSTSVMNKVSTDNSVIICQYSLPLSLTFYFISFLLVVVYAWNSKYAIQGWRARSIEDEGGQSRCRRKIVAIPVYAFVWLVPIALYLAYVLTPFVKTTPVIPVLDRPLIVHNDSKYCTSCILFLHVWSDSCSVAERIHDTFIRVVLVLIVISVMFSCSVIYYKVGKWYERHEQEGLFPVEGDGRSRRRFKRVFSTARNMVMVILFCWTPVLVLILLSTLMNWTNIEQSILFGLYMLQAASVSLQGFLNSMVYAWRRPNFREAVLGENTPLLAHEHLAFFEESLRNSL; this is translated from the exons ATGGAGCTCAATGGTACACTGAGGAAAGATCAG ATTGATGTTCTCTCTACTGAGTACTTAGTGTTACTCACTCCCAG TGTGATTGGAAGTTTTTCTGTTCTGGTGGTTTCTGCAGTGAGATGGAGGCATCTAAAAGAACAG GTGCTCCTCCTGGTGCAGCTCGCCCTGGCAGACCTCCTGGCTGCTCTGATCCTGATGTCCACCAGTGTCATGAACAAAGTGAGCACTGACAACAGTGTAATCATCTGCCAATACAGCCTGCCACTGTCACTG acattttattttatttcatttttgctGGTGGTGGTTTACGCATGGAATTCTAAGTATGCAATCCAAGGGTGGAGAGCAAGATCCATTGAGGATGAGGGTGGACAG AGTCGGTGTAGAAGGAAAATAGTCGCCATACCTGTATATGCCTTTGTGTG GTTGGTCCCCATTGCATTATACTTAGCGTATGTGCTCACTCCCTTCGTAAAAACCACTCCGGTGATTCCAGTCCTTGACAGACCATTGATTGTTCATAATGACAGCAAATACTGCACCAG TTGTATTTTGTTCTTGCATGTCTGGAGTGATTCCTGTTCTGTTGCT GAGAGAATTCATGACACTTTCATTAGAGTTGTTCTCGTCCTCATTGTGATATCAGTGATGTTTTCTTGCTCT gtaaTTTATTATAAGGTCGGCAAATGGTATGAAAGACATGAGCAGGAAGGGCTTTTTCCTGTGGAGGGAGATGGACGTTCAAGAAGGAGATTCAAAAGAGTGTTTTCTACTGCAAGAAATATGGTGATGGTCATCTTATTCTGCTGGACACCAG TGCTTGTACTTATTCTGCTGTCTACCCTGATGAACTGGACAAACATTGAACAGAGCATTCTATTTGGCCTTTACATGCTACAG gctGCAAGCGTGTCCCTGCAAGGCTTTCTGAACAGTATGGTGTACGCCTGGAGACGGCCCAACTTCAGGGAGGCTGTTCTAGGAGAGAATACACCCCTGCTGGCACATGAGCACCTGGCCTTCTTTGAGGAATCACTGAGGAACTCGTTGTGA
- the LOC116694719 gene encoding ADP-ribosylation factor 5, with translation MGLTISSIFERIFGKKQMRILMVGLDAAGKTTILYKLKLGEIVTTIPTIGFNVETVEYKNISFTVWDVGGQDKIRPLWRHYFQNTQGLIFVVDSNDRERVAESAEELTKMLTEDELKDAVLLVFANKQDLPNALTVSELTDKLGLHALRNKTWHIQSTCATQGSGLYEGLDWLSKELSKN, from the exons ATGGGGCTCACCATCTCGTCAATCTTTGAACGGATTTTTGGCAAAAAGCAAATGAGGATTTTGATGG TTGGGCTGGATGCTGCCGGAAAAACAACTATCTTGTACAAATTGAAGCTTGGTGAAATTGTGACCACCATCCCAACCATTG GTTTCAACGTGGAGACAgtagaatataaaaatatcagCTTCACCGTATGGGATGTTGGTGGCCAGGACAAGATCAGACCCCTCTGGAGACATTACTTCCAGAATACACAG GGCCTCATCTTTGTGGTGGACAGCAATGACAGAGAAAGAGTAGCAGAGTCTGCAGAGGAGCTCACGAAGATG TTGACGGAGGACGAGTTGAAAGATGCCGTTTTGCTGGTGTTTGCTAACAAACAGGACCTTCCCAACGCCTTAACAGTCAGCGAACTCACAGACAAACTCGGCCTACACGCCCTCCGCAACAAAACT TGGCACATTCAGTCAACCTGCGCCACCCAGGGCAGTGGGCTGTATGAAGGACTTGACTGGCTATCCAAAGAGTTGTCCAAGAACTGA
- the zgc:77752 gene encoding protein tyrosine phosphatase domain-containing protein 1 — MPTLLPVPQPAYSQARENLVKAIPPKLLCLLACGGIDCRYEGPECWKLNQQVVRGLFSSWVTNDIIAMARPSNHLIEKYNIIEQFRRLNIRSIINMQLPGEHAHCGPPLDPKSGFTYSPQIFMDNDIYFYNFGMPDFGVSSLVGIIDGVKVLAFAVSEGRVAVHCHAGLGRTGVLIACYLIYTLRISPSEAIHYVRIKRPRSIQTRAQLSQVFDFARLLGTQLVQYPDLSLRHGDPFTLQHYLNRQAILLHGQEARTLRQTPKVVYLLCVRLSCLALGLPAPPGIQAELEKRSALRTLNRIVRETLVAKQYLPLLREGHKGPWVSSGSVSSWDEPLGFLERKREVLLDKRSYSDSDLSKIAVHQDLDLSPYGTPALGNERRWCVQDLIGPDLRPGSPILATVSPGHQTTKKEFHTLNIPISSMTISNNCERSKCSAKKALAKYSSNIELCRNSHYPGPTSIARAVANAMADFGPPGETILQRSALLQEELNSSDCGWALLVTESDPQVLSCLLWTWLDKLKEPVLGAEDLDKLSCGANNRKPLTVLKKPQRHTIYCLLSCVSTVTSMCPHREDAMLQQLMKALTRRPQEEMRNLATLMKVLKSSLRETFHN; from the exons ATGCCCACCTTATTACCAGTACCACAGCCGGCCTACTCCCAGGCCAGGGAGAACCTGGTGAAGGCTATCCCACCCAAGCTTCTCTGTCTGCTGGCCTGTGGAGGAATTGACTGCCGCTATGAAGGACCAGAGTGTTGGAAATTAAATCAACAGGTTGTTCGGGGCCTTTTCTCTTCCTG GGTGACAAATGACATTATTGCCATGGCACGACCATCCAATCATCTAATTGAGAAGTATAACATCATAGAACAATTTCGAAG GTTGAACATCAGATCGATCATCAACATGCAGCTCCCTGGAGAGCATGCTCACTGTGGACCTCCCCTAGACCCTAAAAGTGGTTTCACATATTCTCCACAGATCTTCATGGACAATGACA TTTACTTTTACAACTTTGGGATGCCAGATTTTGGTGTGTCCTCTCTTGTCGGTATAATTGATGGGGTGAAAGTTTTGGCCTTCGCAGTGAGCGAAGGAAGAGTGGCTGTGCACTGCCATGCAGGCCTGGGCAGGACAG GAGTACTGATAGCCTGTTACTTGATTTACACCCTGCGCATCAGCCCGAGTGAAGCCATCCACTATGTACGGATTAAACGGCCACGATCAATCCAAACCCGAGCACAGCTCAGTCAGGTGTTTGACTTTGCTCGCCTGCTTGGCACACAGCTAGTCCAATACCCAGACCTCAGCCTGCGGCACGGAGACCCTTTTACACTGCAGCACTACCTAAACCGACAGGCGATACTGCTGCATGGCCAAGAGGCACGCACCCTCCGACAAACACCAAAG GTGGTATACCTCTTGTGTGTGCGCCTCTCCTGCTTAGCCCTGGGTCTCCCTGCTCCTCCAGGGATCCAGGCTGAGCTGGAGAAGAGGTCAGCACTGAGGACCCTGAACAGGATTGTGAGGGAGACCCTGGTCGCCAAACAGTACTTGCCCTTACTGAGAGAGGGTCACAAGGGGCCATGGGTGAGCTCAGGGTCGGTGTCCTCCTGGGACGAGCCACTGGGATTcttggagaggaagagagaggtgttGCTGGACAAACGCAGCTACAGCGACTCTGACCTCAGCAAGATCGCAGTACATCAG GATCTGGACTTGAGTCCATACGGCACCCCAGCACTTGGAAATGAAAGACGGTGGTGTGTACAGGATCTGATAGGACCTGATCTGAGACCAGGTAGTCCGATTCTTGCCACCGTATCACCAGGCCACCAGACTACCAAAAAGGAATTTCATACACTTAACATCCCAATATCTAGCATGACCATAAGCAACAACTGTGAGAGATCTAAGTGCTCAGCGAAAAAGGCACTTGCCAAATACAGCTCCAATATTGAG TTGTGCAGAAATTCACATTATCCAGGCCCAACCTCAATCGCCCGTGCTGTTGCTAATGCAATGGCAGATTTTGGTCCTCCAGGAGAAACCATCCTTCAACGATCGGCTCTGCTACAG GAGGAACTGAACAGTAGTGACTGTGGCTGGGCTCTGCTGGTCACCGAGTCAGATCCTCAGGTTCTCAGTTGTCTGTTGTGGACCTGGCTGGACAAGTTAAAG GAGCCTGTTCTGGGTGCAGAGGATCTAGACAAGTTGAGCTGTGGCGCAAACAACAGGAAGCCTCTTACTGTGCTCAAGAAG CCACAGAGACACACTATCTATTGTCTACTGAGCTGTGTGAGCACGGTGACCAGCATGTGTCCACACAGAGAGGATGCAATGCTGCAACAACTGATGAAGGCACTTACAAGG CGTCCACAGGAGGAAATGAGAAACCTTGCAACTTTAATGAAGGTCCTGAAGTCGAGTTTGAGAGAAACCTTCCACAACTAA